The following nucleotide sequence is from Echeneis naucrates chromosome 17, fEcheNa1.1, whole genome shotgun sequence.
GCGCCGGGCCAAGTCATCTCCCGCAGCGGCATCCTGTCCATGATCATCACCGCCGGGACCCGGATCAGCGAACAGGGACATCTGGCCCAGTACACCATCCAGGAGAGGACCCCCCCTCCAACAGGGCCTGGATGTGAGCAGAATGTGTCTGACATCAGCATCTCAGTCTCACGTCCTGCtgttaataacaataataataagaagaaacattttccagAATTCCACTCAGTGAAAGTCGAACTGTCGTCATGCTGCCTGTTCTGTCGCCTTTTTCAGGCTGATAcaaactttcttcttcttctcaggaATCCATCTAAATAGTTTTTGCTCTCCAGCTGGAGGTTCCTTCACTCGGTCCAAAGCTTTCCAGCTGCTCAGtctgtttctgctcttctgcCGCAGACTCCTGTGGGGGGGGCTTAGACGTGGAGTCTGGGGGCTACTTTACCAGCCCAGGATATCCCTTTGATTACCTGCCCTCCGAGCGCTGTGTGTGGGTGATAACCGCCCAGGAGCCGGATCAGAAGATCCTCCTCACATTCAACGCATACTTTCATCTGGAAGACAAAGACTGCAAGTAAGAGCCCATTTTTGTCTgtgacaggtcaaaggtcatgaagGCATCACAGCAACAGGGAATGATTCCCTCTAAAAGccggcagagcagagagaggactCTGTAGCAGCACAACCCTGAATCGTATCCCGTCTGTCCTGCAGGCACGACTATGTGGAGGTTTACAACGGGGGCACCGAGCTCTCGCCTCTGGTGGGGAGGTTTTGCGGGATCGTGGCACCGTCTCCGATCAAGTCCAGTGGCAACCAGCTGCTCATCAAGTTTGTCTCCAACGATGAGATCCAGGATTCAGGATTCTCTGCTCAGTACAAGGTCCTCCAGCCAGGTGGGTACTGATCTGggatctgcagctgctgccaccaCCGTCCCTGGTTAACACATCGTGTGTCGTAGAGGAGCGAAGAGCCGTCTGATTCCACATTCACACTCTAAAGCAGTTCTGTTTCCACTCTGGAGATGAATCAGAAACAAAGTCTCTTCTCCACTCAGGTCTGAACTGTTCCAGGAACTTCACGGCCCCCCAGGGCCTCATCACGACACCCAACTTCCCAGAGAATTACCCCAACAACATGGAGTGTGTCCTCATGATCTTGGCCCCCCCGGGGGCGCAGATCCTGCTGGAGTTCGACAGCTTCATCATGGAGGACGACAGCACCTGCCAATCAGACCGCCTGGAGATCTGGGACGGCCCCCCCGGAGGTGAGCGGCTGGTTTAGATCCAGTCGATTAAATATGATCAACCTGACAGGAAGTTCAAGAGAGAAAGTACAAACACATCAGGACGACTCTAAAGTGTACTGAAGAATGTTTGTTACCTCCCTCAGTGGGCGTCCACGTCGGCCAATACTGCGGTTACAACTCCCCAAACAGAATCTTCGCCCAGAGCGGCGTCATGTCCTTGATCATCTCATCCGACCAAAGCTCCACCAAAGAGGGCTTCTCTGCCAAATACACCATCAGCCAATGAGAGCGCAGACGGCCTTCAGGTGCAGGTGACACGTCTGTTCTGCAGGGCCTTCATGTGTTGGATTTGTATTTTGAAGGATAAAACTTAACTTCCTGTTCACTTTGATTCTTGtgggaacaaacaaacaggaataatAAAGTCTGTTCATCACTGACTGAGCAGAAACTTTTAGAAACAGAGTTTGTGTTGGGAAGTTCCTGAATTTAATGGTTCTTACTGTGACAACAGCTCCCCCCTGTGACTGACCAGTGACACCATCACCTCCATCCCCAAATCAGAGtttaatacaaatacaaaaagggAGTTCTCCTCTGAGGTGGAGGCCCAGATTCCACTGAAAACATCGAAGGAATGTGTGAAGCAGCCAGACGATCCTTCAATTATTCAGTAGATCAAATGTgtactaaaaacaaaaacatatttcatcatgttttctttaaCCAGCTGTTCAgattttggaaaatgtgatcCATGTTGAGAAACTTAAAACATCCAACAACTCAATTTTATATGACCAATAATCAGAATTATCACTGCTGTTAAACTAACTCGGAGGAAAAACAGACTTCACTTTCAGCAATACGTTCGATCatcatttgtaatttttaatataaatctgTTCACCCTCACACAAATTGcacatttttctccaaatgGACACACAGTCAGCAGTGTTACTGGTTGACATCTTCCTTATACACCGTGAACTGGCTAAAAGaaggagaaacaaaataaaataagacatcTAACTTGATCTTACCACCACTTTACTATGGCATGCATAGGTTTCAGACCTTACTCAGAAAGAGACAACAGACACTTTGTCTAAGAAATTTTCTAAACAATGCCGTGACTGCTCGTGaatcgggaaaaaaaaaaaagaaaaaaaaaagcagacaacaaaaaaaaggtgagaAACCAACCAAAGTACAGAAGCAGCTCGGACCCCTGGGAAAAACTAGAAGGGAAAGATGGCGGCAGCCTCCACGTCCCCATTTGTCTGCGACTTTGTCTTCCTGAAGTATTTAGAtctttattttctacattttgcAGCAAAAGTGCAGTCAACAATACTGGgcccctttttttatttatcaggtTTTCCTTTCTGCATTTGCTACTTTGAGGCTTCAAGCTCAGATGAGaatctggtaaaaaaaaaaaaaggtgatctTGGGGGGGTAATAACCAGCTCCAAACTGGTGACTGTGGGCTCGACGTCAACGGTCCAACCTTCaaattcaactgaaatgaaagtCCTCTCCATGTCGATGAATGTGGTGAAAAAGAAGATGATCTGTCACTGGATTAATTCAGGATCAGCTGACCAGCTGAGGAGGCCTGAGTTTGGGTCAGAACCAGAAAGCTCTCGGGGTCAAAGGTCGTTTGAGAGCTTTGCGCCATCGATGCTCGGCACCAAGGAAACGTAAAGCATCGACAATCTGACCAGACGAATCAGGAAGTGGgagccaacaaacacacacaaaggaggaACATTACAGAAAGATGGCGTCTTCccatttgataaaaaaaaaaaaaatctcaaatttaAATGCCATCAACGTTTGGACACTTAAAGATCACAAGACCTCTCTGTCCGTCCAAACAGACTTCAAAATGCCCTccccatcaaaaaaaaaaaaaaaaaaaaaaagagaaacactgaactcctttttcaaacaaaagacaacggacaacagctgcagctttctTTTCTAAGAATCTCAATTTTAGTTTCACTTTCAAACAGATTTATGTTGGAACCAGCTGGCTTATttaaaatccagaaaaaaaagtttctatttctttggtttttgaaGTGATGGTGAGAAAACGAAGGATCTAATGTCACCTTAACGTCTCTGTGGTACGTTAACTCggtcacacaaaataaaagcaccagGAGTTCGAGCTCGGTGTCAGAAGCTGATTTACATGCTGCCATCTGGAGTCCCTCTGAGGATCGGTGGGCAGATTATCAAAGTCTGACTTAGTCTAACCTGCACACGGTCACAACAACTCACAAATTAAGGATTTTGTCTGAAAGTTATTTGAAGCTGGAGTGAAAAACTAATTCTTCAGGAGAAATACAAGATGGGACTGGAAGGTTTTTCTGCTGGAGCTCAAACAAACACGGGCCGGACCAACCAGCTGGCTTCAGGGGTCACTGATGTCGGTACAAAGCATTaaggattgttttgtttttttttttgttttttttttccaaaagatttcttttcatttgataACTAAATATCTCGCTCTATTGATATAATTCCATTTTGTTAAAGTCATATATAAACGTCAACGTACACATGCTCGTCACTGGGAGTCGGTGGA
It contains:
- the LOC115057706 gene encoding neuropilin-1a-like, yielding MPAVFLLLFLQLVPEASPSPPGTECSRNFTAPQGFITSPTHPGAFSPDHPHNLTCTFTIVAPEISDIVLKFNNFSMKPDGFNLDPNDRKPTTILCQAHGIEIWDGPPGVGIHIGTYCGSTAPGQVISRSGILSMIITAGTRISEQGHLAQYTIQERTPPPTGPGYSCGGGLDVESGGYFTSPGYPFDYLPSERCVWVITAQEPDQKILLTFNAYFHLEDKDCKHDYVEVYNGGTELSPLVGRFCGIVAPSPIKSSGNQLLIKFVSNDEIQDSGFSAQYKVLQPGLNCSRNFTAPQGLITTPNFPENYPNNMECVLMILAPPGAQILLEFDSFIMEDDSTCQSDRLEIWDGPPGVGVHVGQYCGYNSPNRIFAQSGVMSLIISSDQSSTKEGFSAKYTISQ